GTCCATGGACACCCGACCGATCAGCCGGGTCAACTGACCGTCCACGGCGACCGGCGTGCCGGTCGGGGCTGTTCGGGGATAGCCGTCCGCATAACCGCAGGAAACGACACCCACTCGGGTCGGGCGATCGGCGACAAAAGCGCCACCATACCCCAACGGTTCGCCACGGGCGATGATGCGCACCGAGATGATTCCGCCCTCAAGCCGCATCACCGGGCGCAACTGCTCGGCAATCGATGCGCCCGCCTTGCCGACGAACGGATCGGCGCCATACAGCATGATGCCCGGCCTGGCCCAATCGGCACGTGCGCCCGACCAGCCCAGTACGGCGGCGGAATTGGACAGGCTGACCGGCGCATCGATGCCCATCGTGGCAGCATGAAACGTTTCGAGCTGCTGCAGCATATGCCCGGACTCCGGCTCATCCGCGCGAGCAAAATGACTCATCAACACGATTTGTGCAATAGAGGGATGATTTTTCAGACGTTCGTATGTTGCCCGATACTGATCGGGCGCGATGCCCACCCGATGCATGCCGCTGTCCATTTTCAACCAAACCGTGATCGGGCGAGTCAGATGCGCTGCCAACAGGGCATCGACCTGCCAGCGGTGATGCACCACGATCCAGAGGTTGTGAATCTGAATGTCGAGTAATTCGGATACGTCAAAAAAGCCCTCCAGCAACAGGATGGGGGCGGTAATACCCGCCGCGCGCAAGCTCAGGGCCTCTTCGATCATGGCAACCGCAAAACCATCGGCCTCATCGGCGATGGCGCGTGCGCATTCGACGGCGCCATGGCCGTAGGCGTCGGCCTTCACCACGGCCAACGCACGGCCGCCATGCGCCGCTTTGGCCAGTCGATAGTTATGTCGAAACGCATCCAAGCGGATGTGCGCAACAAGCGGACGACTCATGAATGTACGATCCTGAACCTTATGAGCCCATCACTTGGGATTTCGGCACGACCCGCGTGGCCCTTGAATACGTAGCTTGTTTGCCGCCGTAGCGAGACAATCCCAGATCATCGGCTGCGATTGCTGTGGGTCGACCGGCCAGCAGATCCGCCAGAACATGCGCCGATCCGCAGGACATCGTCCAACCCAATGTGCCGTGACCGGTGTTGAGCCATAAATTATCGTAACCGGTCGCGCCGATGATGGGCGTGCCGTCGGGTGTCATGGGACGCAATCCGGTCCAGAACGTGGCGTCCTCGACATTTCCGCCCTGCGGGAACAGATCGCCGACCACCATTTCCAGCGTTTCGCGACGACGTGGGTTGAGGCCGAGATCGAAGCCCGCCAACTCGGCCATGCCGCCCAGGCGAATGCGATTATCAAATCGTGTGATCGCGACTTTATAGGTTTCGTCCATGATGGTGGAAACCGGCGCGGCATCGGCATGCGTAATCGGCACCGTCAAGGAATACCCCTTGACCGGATAGACGGGAATATCGATGTTCAGGGTTTTCAGCAGCTGGCGCGAGTAACTGCCCAAGGCCACCACGAATTGATCGCCTTCGACCCGCTCGCCTTTGGGCGACTCAATGCCGGTGATCCGGTTGTTCGTTTTGAGGAATCGTGAAATCGGGAAGTTGTAGCGAAACGTAACGCCCAGCTTACGGGCCTCCGCCTCAAGCGCGGTCGTGAACATATGGCAGTCGCCGGTTTCATCGCCCGGCAAACGCAGGCCGCCGACAATTTTTTCACTGACAAGGCCCAGTGCGGGTTCCGCGCCCACACAACCGGCCCGATCCAGCAATTCGTAGGGCACGCCGCATTCTTCAAGAACAGCAATATCCTTGCTGGCAGAATCCAGTTGTTTCTGGGAACGAAAAAGCTGCAGGGTTCCCTGGGTGCGCTGCTCGTAGACTACGCCTGTTTCATCGCGCAATTCACCCAGACAATCTCGGCTGTATTCGGCCAGGCGAACCATGCGCGACTTGTTGATGGCATAACGTTCGGAGGTGCAGTTACGCAGCATCTTGCCCATCCACTGCAACTGAAAAAGGGAACCATCGGGGCGGATGGAAAGGGGCGCGTGGCGCTGGAACAGCCATTTGGCCGCCTTCAACGGAATGCCCGGCGCGGCCCAGGGCGCAGAGTAACCCGGCGACACCTGACCGGCATTGGCAAAGCTCGTTTCCATGGCTGCGCTGGGCTCTCGATCAACCACGGTCACTTCGAAGCCCGCACGGGCCAGATAATAGGCGCTGGTAACACCCACCACACCGCTTCCGAGCACTATGATCCGCATCGCCTACCTCCAGAAAATCAAAGCTACTACACAAGAAATTCTATTGATCTCGTGACAAACGATTATCTGTAAATATGGATATTTCAATAATAGAAAACTATATTTTCTACAAATGTGTATATATTTTTCTGAAAATTTGCACCGCACCCAAAGAAGGCACAACCCATGCGCATCCGCACTCATTCGGTTCGAGAGCTGGACAAAATCGACCGCAAGATTCTGGACATACTGCAACAGAACGCCCGCATCTCCGTCAGCGATCTGGCCGAACAGGTCGGTCTATCCGTCACACCCTGCGGCGAGCGAATCAAACGGCTGGAAAAAGAAGGGGTCATTCTCGGATATCACGCCCGGCTCGATCCTCAGGCGCTGGCGTTATCGCTGCTGGTCTTCGTGGAAATCAAGCTGTCGGCAAAATCCGGCGTGATGTTCGAAAACTTCAAACGGGAGATCATCAAGCTGCCCAGCATTCTGGAATGTCATCTCGTGTCAGGCGAGTTCGATTACCTGATCAAGGCGCGGATCTCGAAGATGTCCGATTACCGGAAACTGCTCGGTGAAATCCTGTTGGCCTTGCCCGGCGCACAGGAGTCGAAGAGTTACATCGTGATGGAAGAGGTCAAGGAAACACTCGCCCTGCCATTGGAGACAGCAGAGGTTCCTTAAGGCAATCGGGTGAGACTCCTATGTTGCTTCATTAAATGGTCAAAAAAGTGTCACTTAATTTTCACTTTGCTCCTCGAAGATGCTGAGCCTTACATAAAATTGAAAAGGACAGCGAAATAATGAAGTCTCAACCCAAAATTACCCATATCGCCTGGCTCGTGGCCGCAATGGTATCCGGCCTGATGCTCAGCGGATGCAACAGTTCTAGTGACAACACGGCATCAAACGCACCTAGCGATGTGAGTTTGATTGCCGGTGACTATGAGCTAAATACCAATCTGGGCAAGCCGGTGACCTTTGTTAGCCACGACGGTACGGTCAGTCCAGCCGCGCCTTTCCAGATGACCATTGGCTATGGCAGCGAAGCCTTCCATAACCCGAAAGACCCTGCCGATATTTTCTACACTGCGTCTGACCGTGGCCCGAACATCAAGTGCGAGGATTCGGCTAAAGCCCCGGTTAATCTCGCCGATTTTTGTGGCGCTCTCGACAGCACAGGCACATTCCAGGTCGATAACAACGGCAAAATTTTTCCCGCACCTTTCTTCGACCCGACTATTTATCAGTTCAAGCTGGTGCAACAAGGTGGCACCATGCAGCCGACTTTAGTTAAAACTATCCCGCTGTTGGATCAAGACGGTAACCCAATCGGTGGGCTATCAAACGATTTACCGGATCGGCCAAAAGATTTAACCACAGTGGCCAGTACCGACACAGTGGTTGCCAATACCGAAAACGGCTACAGCAATACCGCCGAGCGTTTGCCTTTCAACCAAAACAGCCTCGATACCGAAGGCATGGCGCAACTGCCCGACGGCAGCTTCTGGATTGGCGAGGAATACGCGCCCAGTATCGTACATGTGGCTGCCGATGGTCGCGTGCTTGAACGGGTTGTTCCAAACGACAGCGGCGTGATGAATGACATCACCAACAAATCAATGAGTGTGTGCGATGCGCTGAAAAACGGCACACCGCAAACACCGGCCGCCAATTATCCGATTACCTGCGGTTTGCCGGGCATTTTAGACCTGCGTTCACTGAACCGTGGGATCGAAGATGTGGCAGTTTCGCCTGATGGCAAAACGCTGTATTTCGGCATGCAA
This region of Halothiobacillus neapolitanus c2 genomic DNA includes:
- the alr gene encoding alanine racemase; amino-acid sequence: MSRPLVAHIRLDAFRHNYRLAKAAHGGRALAVVKADAYGHGAVECARAIADEADGFAVAMIEEALSLRAAGITAPILLLEGFFDVSELLDIQIHNLWIVVHHRWQVDALLAAHLTRPITVWLKMDSGMHRVGIAPDQYRATYERLKNHPSIAQIVLMSHFARADEPESGHMLQQLETFHAATMGIDAPVSLSNSAAVLGWSGARADWARPGIMLYGADPFVGKAGASIAEQLRPVMRLEGGIISVRIIARGEPLGYGGAFVADRPTRVGVVSCGYADGYPRTAPTGTPVAVDGQLTRLIGRVSMDMLTVDLTHLPQADIGSRVELWGDQVPVNAVASRVGTIAYELLCHVKRARFEYSGQTIHQETI
- a CDS encoding D-amino acid dehydrogenase, which gives rise to MRIIVLGSGVVGVTSAYYLARAGFEVTVVDREPSAAMETSFANAGQVSPGYSAPWAAPGIPLKAAKWLFQRHAPLSIRPDGSLFQLQWMGKMLRNCTSERYAINKSRMVRLAEYSRDCLGELRDETGVVYEQRTQGTLQLFRSQKQLDSASKDIAVLEECGVPYELLDRAGCVGAEPALGLVSEKIVGGLRLPGDETGDCHMFTTALEAEARKLGVTFRYNFPISRFLKTNNRITGIESPKGERVEGDQFVVALGSYSRQLLKTLNIDIPVYPVKGYSLTVPITHADAAPVSTIMDETYKVAITRFDNRIRLGGMAELAGFDLGLNPRRRETLEMVVGDLFPQGGNVEDATFWTGLRPMTPDGTPIIGATGYDNLWLNTGHGTLGWTMSCGSAHVLADLLAGRPTAIAADDLGLSRYGGKQATYSRATRVVPKSQVMGS
- a CDS encoding winged helix-turn-helix transcriptional regulator, whose amino-acid sequence is MRIRTHSVRELDKIDRKILDILQQNARISVSDLAEQVGLSVTPCGERIKRLEKEGVILGYHARLDPQALALSLLVFVEIKLSAKSGVMFENFKREIIKLPSILECHLVSGEFDYLIKARISKMSDYRKLLGEILLALPGAQESKSYIVMEEVKETLALPLETAEVP
- a CDS encoding esterase-like activity of phytase family protein: MKSQPKITHIAWLVAAMVSGLMLSGCNSSSDNTASNAPSDVSLIAGDYELNTNLGKPVTFVSHDGTVSPAAPFQMTIGYGSEAFHNPKDPADIFYTASDRGPNIKCEDSAKAPVNLADFCGALDSTGTFQVDNNGKIFPAPFFDPTIYQFKLVQQGGTMQPTLVKTIPLLDQDGNPIGGLSNDLPDRPKDLTTVASTDTVVANTENGYSNTAERLPFNQNSLDTEGMAQLPDGSFWIGEEYAPSIVHVAADGRVLERVVPNDSGVMNDITNKSMSVCDALKNGTPQTPAANYPITCGLPGILDLRSLNRGIEDVAVSPDGKTLYFGMQSPLANPSKTAYKSSRNNRIFTVALNADGSFDKVTGEYVYQLDTPDTFVADASTKQNDVKLSEMSVTPNGHLIQLERISKVTKLYHSDFSKATNILGTKWDDRATQPSLTEQTDLTAVGITPVAKTLVFDTENDYTPAQTPGKVEGVAFLNDEYMLLTNDNDFGIKGDPSKFFVIKATQQVEK